One genomic region from Magallana gigas chromosome 3, xbMagGiga1.1, whole genome shotgun sequence encodes:
- the LOC117692554 gene encoding 5-hydroxytryptamine receptor 1B-like: MENNGNNMTAVSLSLSSASVEKIMFTGSSLFLFMTAIVNFLAHIVIGSMLLKSRSFRQSRHIYIFSVALADFLGGMTIPLSILETMNSGWTLDPYLCPVFLVTRHSMLLVSLLSVLLFTLDRWWSITFPLSYRARQSRHKSIIVLIIVWIFAGIVHVPTSFVWNSQYMDNGYKIKFCLYPYNFDPVYAMSLTVIEFSLPIFFLLVLNASIYVVLTRRRNATELRRSLSTNERAVRSRINNQSSCLPNCNCASKRCDNKEPRPLKHAKNHSSSELPAQTATEIVRNRSRSVDVGSTVSCQYSFSRKESDNLVRDFLLRQGMRAVFSVGILTMVAILFRLPYVIASLLDVFSFPVPSGTLLFLQNLTVINTMVNPFLYKLGNKSIKKTLEICIASKLEKTDKLGIKLTSMYSILDRNGKVSNILRT, encoded by the coding sequence ATGGAGAATAACGGAAATAATATGACGGCGGTATCACTTTCACTGTCCTCGGCATCTGTAGAGAAAATTATGTTCACTGGGAGTTCTTTGTTTCTCTTTATGACCGCCATTGTGAACTTCCTGGCCCATATTGTAATAGGTTCCATGCTTCTCAAGTCTCGTTCCTTTCGTCAGAGCCGTCATATATACATATTCAGCGTAGCTTTGGCCGACTTCCTCGGTGGAATGACGATACCTCTCTCCATATTAGAAACAATGAATTCCGGTTGGACTTTAGACCCTTATTTGTGCCCGGTTTTCTTGGTGACTAGACATTCGATGTTACTTGTTTCTCTTCTTAGCGTCTTGCTGTTTACCTTGGATAGGTGGTGGAGTATAACATTTCCACTGTCATACAGAGCGCGTCAAAGTCGGCACAAATCCATCATTGTCTTGATAATTGTATGGATCTTTGCTGGAATTGTCCATGTACCTACAAGTTTTGTCTGGAACTCTCAGTATATGGACAATGGATACAAAATAAAGTTCTGTTTGTATCCCTACAATTTTGACCCCGTGTATGCAATGTCGTTAACAGTTATCGAATTCTCTTTGCCAATTTTCTTCCTCCTGGTTCTCAACGCTTCCATTTACGTCGTTTTGACCAGGCGCCGTAACGCCACTGAGCTTAGGAGGTCATTAAGTACAAATGAACGAGCGGTTCGTAGTCGAATAAACAATCAGTCTTCTTGTCTTCCAAATTGTAACTGTGCATCAAAAAGGTGTGATAACAAAGAACCTCGACCATTAAAACATGCCAAAAATCACAGTTCATCGGAGCTGCCAGCGCAAACAGCAACTGAAATTGTTCGGAATAGGAGCAGGTCCGTAGACGTTGGATCTACTGTCAGTTGTCAATACAGCTTTTCGCGAAAGGAGAGTGATAACTTAGTGAGAGATTTTCTGTTGCGGCAGGGTATGAGAGCCGTGTTTTCGGTTGGCATTCTTACGATGGTCGCCATCTTGTTCCGGTTGCCTTACGTCATTGCCTCATTGCTCGATGTGTTTTCTTTTCCGGTGCCTTCAGGTACATTGTTGTTTCTTCAAAACTTGACTGTGATAAACACAATGGTAAatccttttttatataaactggGTAACAAGAGCATCAAGAAAACGCTTGAAATCTGCATAGCGTCAAAACTGGAAAAAACAGATAAACTTGGAATAAAATTAACAAGCATGTATAGTATTCTTGATCGAAATGGCAAAGTTTCTAATATTCTCAGAACATGA